The genomic region TGATAATCGGGCAACAGTGGCTATTTACCAGTGTTTGACTGGCAATGTCAGCCTGTATGCCGGCACCACCGGTTGGGTCCAGTCCTGAAAATGTCAGAATAACGGGCGGACGGTACGACATACTCACTGAATTACTCCCAACTTAAAAGGGTTTAACCACTACCATAATGATAATACCAATCAGCAAGAGTACTGGCATTTCATTGAACCATCTGAAATAGACATGGCTCTTTGTATTTTTATCTGCTTTGAACTGTTTAAGGTGGTAGCCGCAGATCGCATGATAAATCACCAACAACAGTACCATGGTCACTTTAGCGTGGAACCAACCACCGGACATATAAATATTCGGCATCAAAGACACTAGCCAGATACCTAAAGCTACGGAGACTACGGCGGAAGGCGTCATGATGCCTCGATACAGTTTTCGCTCCATGATTTTAAAGCGTTCTTTGGAAGTTTCATCGTCCGACATGGCATGGTAAACAAACAAGCGAGGCAGATAAAACAATGCCGCGAACCAGCATACAACGGCAATAATATGAAAGGCTTTCACCCACAAATAGGTCACGCAATTCTCCTTACTTCAATGTTGATTTGGCGTTAACGGCCATTGCCTTGCTCGGGAGCTTCAAAGAACTCATCGAACTTCCGGTTAGAATAGAAATGATCTAAATCGTTCTGCGTAATAATACCAAGGAGCTTAGGGGCTTGTCCTTCTGGCGGGGTGCTCTGGATCAACAGAGCATCGGTTTTATGGCTGTCGATCAGCGACAGTGCCTCTCCAATGTCGGCTTTAATGTTGATGGCTGTGAGTTCAAGGCGCGACGCTGGTATGGACAACAAATCCGTTTCTAATGCCGCATCGTCTTTAATTCTCTCAATGTTTTCGGGTGAGCTTAATTGGTACTGAAGCCAGTTGGCCAGGTCCGAGGCCTGCATTAAGTAATATCGAGTACTGGAATCAATGACGACCCAGCGAGGTTGGCTGTACAGCAGTTGGATCACGTTTTTGGTATTCATGACCTGTTCGGCCACTACAAATCGTCGATCCATAATAGGCATGATACCAAACTGCTCAAGAGTATGAGATTGGGCATTCATTCGATCTCGATCGTGTCGAATCTTTTGTAATGCATCAAAAATCGCTTGCTGACCACAGAGACCTTTATTTATCAGATAGGCCATTACGATGCTGATCATTCCCGGCAAAATGATTTGAGAAGAGTTGGTCATCTCTAACAGGGTGATCAACGCCGCAATGGGCGCGTGTAGGCTGGCGCCCATCATGGAGGCCATGCCGATCAGACAGAAAAGTCCTGGATTGATATCAGGTTGTATGTTTTGTAACGTCAGCCCCACAATGAAGCCGGCACAGGCACCCATTAATAAATTGGGGCCGATCAACCCACCGGGCACGCCATAGGCCAGTACAAAACTGGTCAACAACAGCTTGGCACAAAGAATGATGACCACCCATTGCCAGTCAGAGACACTACCAAGCAATAAGTTAATGGTGTCATAACCGACACCCATGACTTCCGGCACATAGTAAGCCACGGCTCCGGTAATGAGTCCTGCTATGGG from Litoribrevibacter albus harbors:
- a CDS encoding chloride channel protein; its protein translation is MRSWSQRKALPKLSAIAVLVGIASGLVILLFRILTEHAISGLMPSQNHEGFEHLSADVRFFLPVFGALILAVIYRLVPKEHHDVGVPYLLQRLDYHQGHLPFKNTLMQFIGATIALISGQSAGREGPAIHMGGGVSSFIARYSKLPYAYRRMLIASGIAAAISASFNTPLAGVIFAQEVVLRQYSLISMTPLAIAAVSGSLVTQLALGELAIFPSFEIILNLWDFPGLVLLGIFIGGLSVVFNRLLIAWQNTNKLPKWYSLPIAGLITGAVAYYVPEVMGVGYDTINLLLGSVSDWQWVVIILCAKLLLTSFVLAYGVPGGLIGPNLLMGACAGFIVGLTLQNIQPDINPGLFCLIGMASMMGASLHAPIAALITLLEMTNSSQIILPGMISIVMAYLINKGLCGQQAIFDALQKIRHDRDRMNAQSHTLEQFGIMPIMDRRFVVAEQVMNTKNVIQLLYSQPRWVVIDSSTRYYLMQASDLANWLQYQLSSPENIERIKDDAALETDLLSIPASRLELTAINIKADIGEALSLIDSHKTDALLIQSTPPEGQAPKLLGIITQNDLDHFYSNRKFDEFFEAPEQGNGR
- the hemJ gene encoding protoporphyrinogen oxidase HemJ, whose translation is MTYLWVKAFHIIAVVCWFAALFYLPRLFVYHAMSDDETSKERFKIMERKLYRGIMTPSAVVSVALGIWLVSLMPNIYMSGGWFHAKVTMVLLLVIYHAICGYHLKQFKADKNTKSHVYFRWFNEMPVLLLIGIIIMVVVKPF